One region of uncultured Methanolobus sp. genomic DNA includes:
- the corA gene encoding magnesium/cobalt transporter CorA — translation MSGDDIIREISYKASKKAGLAPGSLIHIGEERTEKPRITIIDYNRDNYQERVVENVEECFPFKEYPTVTWINIDGIHQVDIIEKLGTHFGLHPLVMEDIVHTNQRPKMEDYDSYLYVVLKMLWLGNGGADVRAEQISIILGKNFVLSFQELEGDTFDFVRERLRNAKGRIRLMGADYLAYTLLDSIVDNYFIIIEKFGEVIEELEEELVENPEPVTLQNIHNLKKEMIYMRKSVWPLREVISGLERSESHLLEDTTFVFLKDVYDHTIQVADSIETYRDVLSGILDVYLSSISNKMNEVMKTLTIIATIFIPLTFLAGMYGMNFRYMPELDWKWGYPAVWVINILIFISMYTYFHRKNWL, via the coding sequence TTGTCCGGGGATGATATTATCAGGGAAATATCTTACAAAGCCTCAAAAAAAGCAGGACTTGCACCTGGCTCTCTCATTCATATAGGGGAAGAGAGAACGGAAAAACCCAGGATCACTATTATCGATTATAACAGGGACAACTATCAGGAACGTGTTGTAGAGAATGTAGAGGAATGTTTCCCTTTCAAGGAATACCCTACTGTCACCTGGATAAATATTGACGGTATCCACCAGGTGGATATAATTGAAAAACTGGGGACCCACTTCGGACTTCACCCGCTTGTAATGGAAGACATAGTCCATACAAACCAGCGCCCAAAGATGGAGGATTACGATTCCTACCTATATGTTGTTCTTAAAATGCTCTGGCTCGGGAATGGAGGTGCTGATGTAAGAGCGGAACAGATCAGCATAATACTTGGAAAGAACTTTGTCCTTTCCTTCCAGGAACTTGAAGGCGATACTTTTGATTTTGTAAGGGAGCGACTTCGAAATGCAAAGGGCAGGATCAGGCTCATGGGAGCAGATTACCTTGCATATACACTCCTTGACTCTATTGTTGACAATTACTTTATTATCATTGAAAAGTTCGGAGAGGTTATTGAGGAACTGGAAGAAGAACTGGTTGAAAATCCCGAACCCGTAACTCTTCAGAACATTCACAACCTGAAAAAAGAAATGATATACATGCGCAAATCTGTATGGCCACTCAGGGAAGTTATCAGCGGACTGGAACGATCTGAATCACATTTGCTGGAAGACACTACATTCGTATTCCTCAAGGATGTTTACGACCATACGATACAGGTTGCGGATTCCATTGAAACATACAGGGATGTGCTGTCCGGAATACTGGATGTCTATCTTTCAAGTATTAGCAACAAAATGAATGAGGTCATGAAAACCCTCACGATAATTGCAACCATATTCATCCCCCTGACTTTCCTTGCAGGAATGTACGGAATGAACTTTCGTTATATGCCGGAACTTGACTGGAAATGGGGATATCCGGCAGTGTGGGTAATCAACATATTAATATTCATTTCCATGTATACATATTTCCACAGGAAGAACTGGCTTTAA
- a CDS encoding glycosyltransferase family 4 protein produces MEKKLRIAMFSWESLNSITVGGLAPHVTELSEALAQKGHDIHIFTRNKDMLPYEIINGVHYHRVYHALDGGIVQQMDSMCDSMHSAFTEATGKFGKFDLTHVHDWHPVNLVCRLKEESGIPFIMTYHSTEWGRNGNKHGNWWEAMEISHREWRGGYESSKVIVTSTKLKEEIQYLYQIPDDKLSIIPNGIHGDKMKIDIDPGKIKEEYGIHPYAPVVLFVGRMNYQKGPDLFVKAISSVLANRWDAKFVIIGEGEMRPECERLAHEMNVMDSCHFLGYVDESVKKKWMNTCNLICVPSRNEPFGIILLEAWDAGKNIVATDAISLIDNFRDGIIVYQNPDSIAWGINHVFNNYADGELGKEGQKLIGTRYNWDNIAETTVNVYKEQLQLIRNK; encoded by the coding sequence ATGGAAAAGAAACTAAGAATCGCCATGTTCTCATGGGAAAGCCTGAATTCCATAACTGTTGGAGGTCTGGCGCCCCATGTCACCGAACTTTCGGAAGCTCTGGCACAAAAGGGACATGATATACACATATTTACACGCAACAAGGATATGCTGCCTTATGAGATAATCAACGGGGTTCACTATCACAGGGTGTACCATGCACTTGATGGCGGTATAGTGCAGCAGATGGACAGCATGTGCGATTCGATGCACAGTGCTTTTACTGAAGCCACCGGTAAATTTGGAAAATTTGACCTTACACATGTGCATGACTGGCATCCTGTTAATCTGGTATGCAGGCTGAAAGAGGAATCAGGAATTCCTTTTATAATGACGTACCATAGTACCGAATGGGGCAGGAACGGTAACAAACATGGTAACTGGTGGGAAGCCATGGAGATCAGCCACCGTGAATGGAGAGGCGGCTATGAATCATCAAAAGTCATAGTTACGTCCACAAAACTAAAAGAGGAAATTCAGTATCTTTACCAGATACCCGATGATAAGCTTTCCATAATACCCAATGGCATACATGGGGACAAAATGAAAATAGATATTGACCCCGGTAAGATCAAAGAAGAGTACGGCATACATCCATATGCTCCTGTTGTTCTTTTTGTGGGAAGGATGAATTACCAGAAAGGACCTGATCTTTTTGTGAAAGCTATTTCCTCAGTACTGGCAAACAGATGGGACGCGAAGTTTGTCATTATCGGCGAAGGTGAAATGCGACCTGAATGTGAAAGGCTTGCACATGAAATGAATGTCATGGACAGTTGCCACTTCCTTGGTTATGTGGATGAATCCGTGAAAAAGAAATGGATGAACACCTGCAACCTGATATGTGTTCCAAGTCGCAACGAACCCTTTGGAATAATTCTTCTTGAAGCATGGGACGCAGGCAAGAACATCGTTGCAACGGATGCAATCTCCCTCATAGATAATTTCAGGGATGGTATAATCGTGTACCAGAATCCTGATTCCATAGCATGGGGAATAAATCATGTATTCAACAATTATGCAGACGGTGAACTTGGAAAAGAAGGACAGAAACTGATAGGTACAAGGTACAACTGGGACAACATAGCTGAAACAACAGTAAATGTCTATAAAGAACAATTGCAGCTCATCAGGAATAAGTAA
- a CDS encoding DUF4931 domain-containing protein: MSEIRKHYFLDEYCIIASGRAKRPSAPKACGEDMKADSCVFCGGHEDKTPPAQAVYKDGEILKDTDEKLVTDWQVRCIPNLYPALSPDAEEVRNSGFDVKKGYGHHEVIIESPSHENKLNLFSDDEILLLMKAYRDRVMHYQSQEGVEYVSLFKNWGKKAGASLEHTHSQLIAVPLMPPTLVKEKKAISELNNCPYCRIIEKEKGKERQVYENEDFILIAPYCSKNQYEMWMLPKKHVNHISAFTDEMLMSLGDCIRTAVKLLDRTVPELAYNYMFFQIDHDLKYHFNVRIAPVTSIAAGFEKNTEMYINTIPPEIAVDHLLNPE; encoded by the coding sequence ATGTCCGAGATACGCAAACATTATTTCCTTGACGAGTACTGCATAATAGCATCCGGCAGAGCAAAAAGGCCATCTGCTCCAAAAGCCTGCGGCGAAGATATGAAAGCTGACAGTTGTGTATTCTGCGGCGGCCATGAGGATAAGACTCCTCCTGCACAGGCTGTTTACAAGGATGGCGAGATCCTGAAAGACACTGACGAAAAACTGGTTACGGACTGGCAGGTCAGGTGTATACCAAATCTCTATCCCGCATTATCCCCTGACGCTGAGGAAGTCCGCAATTCCGGTTTTGATGTCAAAAAAGGATATGGACATCACGAAGTTATAATAGAAAGTCCTTCCCATGAAAATAAGTTAAATCTCTTTTCCGATGATGAGATACTTTTGCTTATGAAAGCCTACAGGGACAGGGTTATGCATTACCAGTCACAGGAAGGTGTTGAATACGTATCACTCTTTAAGAACTGGGGTAAAAAAGCAGGCGCGTCCCTGGAACACACTCATTCCCAGCTCATTGCAGTTCCTCTGATGCCGCCAACTCTCGTTAAAGAGAAGAAAGCGATTTCCGAGCTGAACAATTGTCCTTATTGCCGTATCATAGAGAAAGAGAAGGGGAAAGAAAGGCAGGTCTACGAGAATGAAGATTTCATCCTCATCGCACCATACTGCTCCAAAAACCAGTATGAAATGTGGATGCTTCCCAAAAAACATGTAAACCATATTTCTGCTTTCACCGATGAAATGCTCATGTCTCTTGGAGATTGTATACGAACTGCTGTCAAATTACTTGACAGGACAGTACCGGAGCTGGCATACAATTATATGTTCTTCCAGATAGACCATGATCTTAAGTATCATTTCAATGTGAGGATAGCACCTGTCACTTCAATTGCAGCAGGGTTTGAAAAGAACACTGAAATGTATATCAATACAATTCCACCGGAAATAGCTGTAGATCATTTGCTTAATCCAGAGTAA
- a CDS encoding glycosyltransferase: MLESKCVIIAGEEAGPKSNKMGGIWNVIDAEAKNLANLIAKGVIDEKPAPFIVVAGPYYGHSGSDWNKGLNRITEMSDMEELEPEGPIFEAIEELKTKGIEAFPAVETVHGVKVIHLMFKTNDFCRVSVDYKGTDMCLASAVKAEAYDLIGLDSMSYENMGNGMEYNHYLNLSYSISEFVKALVTSRETSSEEYSDEAISEFAASLMPEVHVSLHCHEFGVFYALARLKKLGISVRSVATYHATLPGRSSGHKSIQKIRENDSSWDSGVPVNFAKLESLSGFADVVTAVGDSTRKEIKLFYGIDSIIVRNGIDENEDDIKWDKKTECREKIQNFLSEKLHSVYNGKVIPPERIIPIFSISRIEIENKGYPDLLDSLVLLDRMVKVEIDAGHLDDKYRVVCFIIAAHGPKTNTPENFPINLPEEVLVGEEIRLQQMIKGRGLECSKLTDGSRHVSAVLYPQWISDHDGGLNMRSDELMAGCIAGVFPSKYEPFLLTGLEAGKEATPSIVSKICGFSDALHTLKRLVMGMGGVIVVDNINIPYLESIADYALTMDYFIDTFTDDKVKYNLLCQEANLLAKDMNWEEPIKTYYELLTGTRME; this comes from the coding sequence ATGCTGGAAAGCAAATGTGTAATAATAGCGGGAGAAGAAGCCGGACCTAAGTCCAACAAAATGGGTGGCATATGGAATGTCATCGATGCCGAAGCAAAGAACCTTGCAAATCTGATCGCAAAAGGGGTTATCGACGAGAAACCGGCTCCTTTTATAGTCGTTGCAGGACCTTACTACGGTCACAGCGGGTCTGACTGGAACAAAGGACTGAACCGTATAACTGAAATGAGCGATATGGAAGAACTCGAACCTGAGGGTCCCATCTTTGAAGCTATCGAGGAACTGAAAACAAAGGGTATTGAAGCATTCCCTGCAGTTGAGACAGTACATGGTGTGAAAGTCATACATCTCATGTTCAAGACAAATGATTTTTGCCGGGTCAGTGTTGACTACAAAGGAACTGATATGTGTCTGGCAAGTGCTGTTAAAGCAGAAGCATATGACCTTATTGGCCTTGATTCCATGAGCTATGAGAATATGGGCAATGGGATGGAATATAATCATTATCTTAACCTTTCCTATTCCATTTCCGAGTTTGTGAAAGCTCTTGTAACATCAAGGGAAACAAGCTCAGAAGAGTATTCCGATGAAGCAATTTCTGAGTTTGCTGCATCCCTTATGCCGGAAGTCCATGTTTCACTTCACTGTCATGAGTTTGGAGTATTCTATGCACTTGCAAGGCTTAAGAAACTGGGAATCAGCGTGAGAAGCGTTGCAACATACCATGCAACACTTCCGGGAAGATCTTCTGGACATAAATCCATACAGAAGATCAGGGAAAACGATAGTTCCTGGGATAGCGGCGTTCCTGTGAATTTCGCAAAGCTGGAATCACTATCGGGGTTTGCAGATGTCGTTACCGCTGTCGGAGATTCCACACGCAAAGAAATAAAACTCTTCTATGGAATCGATTCAATAATCGTCCGCAACGGAATAGATGAGAATGAGGATGACATAAAATGGGACAAGAAAACAGAGTGCAGGGAAAAAATACAGAATTTCCTTTCTGAAAAATTACACAGCGTGTATAATGGAAAAGTAATCCCTCCTGAAAGAATAATCCCCATCTTTTCAATATCCCGTATTGAGATCGAGAACAAAGGTTATCCTGACCTGCTGGACTCACTTGTCCTGCTTGACAGGATGGTTAAAGTTGAGATTGACGCAGGACATCTTGATGATAAATACCGCGTTGTCTGCTTTATAATAGCAGCTCACGGACCGAAAACCAATACTCCCGAGAATTTCCCGATAAACCTTCCGGAAGAAGTACTTGTGGGAGAAGAAATACGCCTTCAGCAAATGATCAAGGGCAGAGGCCTGGAATGTTCAAAACTTACCGATGGCAGCAGGCATGTTTCAGCAGTTTTGTATCCTCAGTGGATATCTGACCACGACGGCGGCCTTAACATGAGATCAGATGAGCTTATGGCCGGATGTATTGCAGGTGTTTTCCCTTCAAAGTACGAACCGTTCCTGCTAACCGGACTTGAAGCAGGAAAAGAAGCAACGCCAAGTATCGTAAGTAAGATCTGCGGATTCAGTGATGCTCTTCACACACTCAAAAGGCTTGTCATGGGGATGGGAGGTGTCATTGTCGTTGACAACATCAACATACCGTATCTGGAATCAATTGCAGACTATGCACTTACCATGGATTACTTCATTGACACATTCACTGATGACAAAGTTAAGTACAACCTTCTTTGCCAGGAAGCGAATCTCCTTGCAAAGGACATGAACTGGGAAGAACCAATCAAGACCTACTATGAACTTTTAACCGGAACAAGAATGGAGTAA
- a CDS encoding response regulator: MANEIKKLPDSSLKSNIGYRSLFDNNHTIMVLFDPETADILDANSAACNFYGWTHDELTAKKVYDISMLPRQEIIDSIRKVKNETLNRLFSRDMLANGEVRDVEIYAIPVNIDGKDILCAVINDITELNKIQEKLTRSQIRYHLLADAAFEGIVIHDYGIILESNKAIKNVLGYDANDILGKNFLKMVVRPDCMEKVMHNISSGYSKPYEIYAIKKDGAEIPVEILAHTIDYYGKNVRVAAIRDITDRKLAEKKSKEYAEKLDVKNKKLGEALIKAEEATRTKNEFLANMSHEIRTPMNGVIGMTTLLLETDLNEEQLQYVNTVQKSGEALLDLINDILDISKIEAGKLELEQLPINLNDIFEELALLLAVKANDKGIELICSPDPDVSTNIIADPARLKQILINLGGNAIKFAHIGEVVISASTVSETDSDVTLLFSVKDTGIGIPKNKIDLLFDKFSQVDASTTRNYGGTGLGLAISKELVEQMGGIIGVISEKEKGSEFWFQLRFDKHSEIKDMRKSCPRIEDVRVLVVDDNRSSRKLLARTLSLWGLDVEEAEDGPAAIIAISKAHDSQKPFTVALLDMDMPGMDGEYLARIIKSDSRNSDISLVILNSAIPHTDSWSVLKYYFEAYIVKPVRPSDLCSKLYSILHDGTQLPEQQPQDKDSDINRFHNINANILLVEDNVVNQQVALGMLKKLGLNADVVNNGLEAIEVFKSPEYDLVLMDVQMPKMNGMEATKRIRKIETATSSHIPIIAMTAHAMKDDRKRCLEAGMDDYISKPIKIRSLIHTLDYWLVKKQETSLTTTLDTATEKDSEIIFDSKLLMDNTMNDLELSRRVISIFLTNATRQLDDLKNSILNQSEEIVAKAHTFKGATASVGGMSLSKYVAGIEAEARSGNIEDMQAMIPELDRRYEALVEELKKL; the protein is encoded by the coding sequence ATGGCAAATGAAATAAAGAAACTTCCTGATTCTTCCCTAAAATCAAATATTGGCTATAGATCACTGTTTGATAATAACCATACAATCATGGTTTTATTTGATCCTGAAACAGCCGACATACTTGATGCAAACAGTGCTGCCTGTAATTTTTACGGGTGGACGCACGATGAGCTCACTGCTAAAAAGGTATATGATATATCTATGTTGCCCAGACAGGAGATAATTGACTCAATTAGAAAGGTAAAAAATGAAACACTAAACCGCTTATTTTCCAGAGACATGCTTGCAAATGGTGAAGTCCGTGATGTAGAAATCTATGCTATTCCGGTTAATATTGATGGAAAAGATATTTTGTGTGCGGTTATTAACGATATCACAGAACTTAATAAAATACAGGAAAAACTGACCAGAAGCCAGATAAGATACCATCTGCTTGCAGATGCGGCTTTTGAAGGCATAGTTATTCATGATTACGGAATAATACTGGAATCTAATAAAGCAATTAAAAATGTTCTCGGGTACGATGCAAATGATATTCTTGGGAAAAATTTCCTTAAAATGGTTGTTCGGCCGGATTGCATGGAAAAAGTTATGCACAATATTTCTTCAGGTTATTCAAAACCGTATGAAATTTATGCCATAAAAAAAGACGGAGCTGAAATTCCTGTGGAGATTCTGGCCCATACTATTGACTATTATGGTAAAAACGTCCGTGTAGCTGCCATACGTGATATCACTGACCGTAAGCTTGCAGAAAAAAAGTCGAAGGAATATGCTGAAAAACTGGATGTAAAAAATAAAAAACTTGGTGAAGCTCTTATTAAAGCTGAAGAGGCAACCAGAACAAAGAACGAGTTCCTGGCAAATATGTCACATGAGATACGCACGCCAATGAACGGTGTAATCGGAATGACAACTCTGCTTCTTGAAACAGACCTGAATGAAGAGCAGCTACAATATGTGAATACGGTTCAAAAAAGTGGCGAAGCTCTGCTTGACCTTATAAACGATATACTTGATATTTCCAAGATCGAAGCCGGTAAATTAGAATTAGAGCAGTTACCAATCAATCTGAATGATATCTTTGAGGAACTTGCCCTGTTGCTGGCTGTCAAAGCCAATGACAAAGGAATTGAACTGATATGCTCTCCTGATCCTGATGTTTCAACCAACATCATTGCTGATCCGGCCAGGTTAAAACAGATATTAATAAATCTTGGTGGAAATGCTATCAAGTTCGCCCATATAGGTGAAGTTGTAATAAGTGCTTCTACTGTTTCTGAAACAGATTCAGATGTAACTCTGCTTTTCTCTGTGAAAGATACAGGAATAGGTATCCCCAAAAACAAAATCGATTTACTGTTTGATAAGTTCAGTCAGGTGGATGCGTCAACTACGCGTAATTACGGTGGCACAGGACTTGGACTTGCAATATCCAAAGAACTTGTAGAGCAAATGGGTGGAATTATCGGAGTGATCAGCGAAAAGGAGAAAGGCTCTGAATTCTGGTTCCAGCTCAGATTTGATAAGCATTCTGAAATAAAGGACATGAGAAAATCATGCCCAAGGATCGAAGATGTTCGTGTGCTTGTAGTTGATGATAACAGATCAAGTCGTAAATTGCTTGCCAGAACGCTTAGTTTGTGGGGTCTGGACGTGGAAGAAGCTGAAGACGGACCGGCTGCAATTATTGCAATTTCAAAAGCACACGACTCACAGAAACCTTTCACTGTTGCTTTACTTGATATGGACATGCCGGGAATGGATGGTGAATATCTTGCACGGATTATTAAATCGGATTCCAGAAATAGTGATATATCCCTTGTTATTTTAAATTCTGCAATTCCGCATACTGATTCATGGTCTGTGCTCAAATATTATTTTGAAGCGTATATAGTAAAACCAGTGAGGCCATCAGACCTTTGTTCCAAATTATATTCCATATTACATGATGGTACTCAGTTACCGGAACAACAGCCTCAGGACAAGGATTCTGATATCAATAGATTCCACAACATCAATGCAAATATTCTGCTTGTAGAAGATAACGTGGTAAATCAGCAGGTTGCACTGGGAATGCTGAAAAAACTGGGATTAAATGCTGATGTTGTCAACAACGGTCTGGAAGCAATAGAAGTTTTCAAATCACCAGAATATGATCTGGTGCTAATGGATGTACAAATGCCTAAAATGAATGGAATGGAAGCAACAAAACGGATTCGGAAAATTGAGACTGCCACTTCAAGCCACATTCCTATAATCGCAATGACCGCCCATGCAATGAAAGATGACCGTAAACGTTGCCTTGAGGCAGGTATGGATGATTACATATCAAAACCAATAAAAATCCGGTCACTTATTCATACACTTGATTACTGGTTGGTCAAAAAACAGGAAACATCGTTAACAACTACACTCGATACTGCTACAGAGAAAGATTCTGAGATAATCTTTGATAGCAAACTGCTAATGGATAATACAATGAATGACCTGGAACTTTCCAGACGTGTTATTTCCATTTTCTTAACCAATGCAACCAGACAACTGGATGATCTGAAAAATTCTATTCTTAATCAGTCAGAGGAGATTGTTGCTAAGGCCCACACTTTCAAGGGAGCTACTGCAAGTGTCGGGGGAATGTCACTGAGCAAATATGTTGCAGGTATTGAGGCAGAAGCCAGGTCTGGTAATATTGAGGACATGCAGGCAATGATTCCTGAACTTGACAGAAGATATGAGGCACTGGTGGAAGAGTTGAAAAAATTGTGA
- a CDS encoding CNNM domain-containing protein, with protein MNEVITWLLIFLCLIQSGIFSGLTIGMFGLSRLRLEIEAEAKNENARKVLALRHNSHLLLSTLLWGNVGINVLLALLSDSVLTGASAFAFSTIFITLFGEIAPQAYFTRNSLRLGAALSPLVRFYMFLLYPVAKPSSVILDMWLGKEKMEFFKERSLSIMLKKHIVSNSTEIDRLEGLGALNFLSIDDLHIKQEGSVVDPLSIIPLPTFNGLVVFPSKEEKEFETLLEKMASSSRKWAIILDETGEPIMAVDSGSFLRDAIYRKDNFNPYRYCHHPIVVRDPEEKLGSVLHRLTVYPVNAEDDVIDDDLILYWNRDDPEKIIITGSDILGRLLRGIVVRVE; from the coding sequence ATGAACGAAGTAATTACATGGCTTTTGATATTTCTATGCCTGATTCAGTCCGGTATCTTTTCCGGCCTGACAATCGGAATGTTCGGACTGAGTCGTCTTCGCCTTGAGATAGAGGCAGAGGCAAAAAATGAGAACGCCAGAAAAGTCCTTGCTCTAAGGCACAATTCCCATCTTTTGCTTTCAACGCTCTTATGGGGCAATGTTGGAATAAATGTACTTTTGGCATTACTCTCAGACTCTGTGCTGACAGGAGCTTCAGCTTTTGCTTTCTCTACCATTTTTATCACATTATTTGGTGAAATCGCTCCTCAGGCCTATTTTACAAGAAATTCTCTCCGTCTGGGTGCTGCACTTTCGCCTCTTGTCAGGTTTTACATGTTCCTTCTGTATCCGGTAGCAAAGCCTTCCTCTGTAATACTGGATATGTGGCTTGGAAAAGAGAAAATGGAGTTCTTCAAAGAGAGATCCCTCAGTATAATGCTTAAGAAGCATATTGTCTCCAATAGCACGGAGATTGATCGTCTTGAAGGTCTGGGTGCTCTGAACTTTCTGTCAATAGATGATCTCCATATCAAACAGGAAGGTTCTGTTGTAGACCCATTGAGTATCATACCCCTGCCTACTTTCAATGGCCTTGTGGTCTTTCCATCTAAAGAAGAAAAGGAATTTGAAACTCTTCTTGAAAAGATGGCTTCCAGTTCCAGGAAATGGGCGATAATACTGGATGAGACCGGTGAGCCGATAATGGCTGTGGACTCGGGATCGTTTCTCAGGGATGCTATCTACAGGAAGGACAACTTCAATCCTTATCGCTACTGCCATCACCCTATCGTTGTAAGAGACCCGGAAGAAAAACTTGGAAGCGTACTTCATCGCCTGACCGTTTATCCGGTCAACGCCGAAGATGATGTTATTGACGATGACCTGATACTCTACTGGAACAGGGATGACCCGGAAAAGATCATTATTACAGGTTCCGACATACTGGGACGCCTTCTCAGAGGGATTGTTGTAAGGGTCGAATGA
- a CDS encoding mechanosensitive ion channel family protein, which produces MAVLQDILDNVDQWADSLINVFVVLFILLLINVFFTILRTNLMKKAKTKKQRSNIRIFGQFSRYTLSLLVIILAILTTSGAWSSFGVFLGLLSAAIGFALQQPITGVAAWIMIVTKRPFDIGDRIIIGDVKGDVVDFNLTHVHVMEIGGLISDEENSGRTIMVPNWMLFEKNIINYTSNNDFVLHSVTVNVTYESNLDRAIEIADFSARKFLAGTISTSPGVPKVRVDFQASGIDVQVKYFSPARQLHEYSSKITKEIFDRVNDADDVEIAYPHTEVVFRKKAM; this is translated from the coding sequence ATGGCAGTGCTGCAGGATATTTTAGACAATGTTGATCAATGGGCAGATTCTTTAATAAATGTCTTTGTAGTTCTCTTCATTCTCTTATTGATAAATGTTTTCTTCACAATTCTTAGAACGAATTTGATGAAAAAAGCAAAGACAAAAAAGCAACGTTCTAACATCAGGATATTCGGTCAGTTTTCCAGATATACCCTGTCATTGCTCGTTATTATATTAGCCATCCTTACAACATCGGGTGCATGGTCCAGCTTTGGTGTTTTCCTTGGTTTGCTTTCAGCAGCCATAGGTTTTGCACTACAGCAACCGATTACAGGTGTTGCTGCCTGGATTATGATAGTTACAAAGAGGCCATTTGACATCGGGGACAGGATAATCATAGGTGATGTAAAAGGTGATGTGGTTGATTTCAATCTGACTCATGTGCATGTTATGGAAATTGGGGGACTGATCAGCGATGAAGAGAATTCCGGCAGGACTATTATGGTTCCTAACTGGATGTTGTTCGAGAAAAACATCATCAATTACACTTCAAATAATGATTTTGTGTTGCATAGCGTTACTGTCAATGTAACTTATGAAAGTAATCTTGACCGTGCAATAGAGATAGCAGATTTTTCTGCAAGGAAATTCCTTGCAGGGACAATCAGCACAAGTCCGGGAGTTCCAAAGGTGAGGGTTGATTTCCAGGCAAGCGGTATAGATGTGCAGGTAAAGTATTTTTCACCTGCAAGACAACTGCATGAGTATTCCTCAAAAATAACAAAAGAGATATTTGACAGGGTCAATGACGCTGATGATGTGGAAATTGCCTATCCGCATACCGAGGTTGTTTTCAGGAAAAAGGCGATGTAA